From Gopherus flavomarginatus isolate rGopFla2 chromosome 16, rGopFla2.mat.asm, whole genome shotgun sequence, a single genomic window includes:
- the LOC127035522 gene encoding adenylate kinase isoenzyme 1-like isoform X2 gives MATCTAVPRPREKGREMLKSQVIIFVIGGPGSGKGTQCERLAAKYQFQHLGMGNLLRAEASEPTRQGRQIKDIMLKGALVPSGFVLNLLNANLLQREEAKGFLVNGFPRELNQAKDFERVVGRPPNIVIVLDCSTETMIQRLLLRGQTGHRADDHESCIRQRLETHYSLCEPVISYYQQKSLLRNILGEEPEDAIFAKCCSVLDSLR, from the exons ATGGCAACCTGCACGGCCGTGCCCCGCCCCCGGGAAAAGGGGCGAG AGATGCTGAAGTCGCAAGTCATCATCTTCGTGATAGGAGGCCCAGGCTCCGGCAAagggacacagtgtgagaggCTGGCTGCCAAGTACCAGTTCCAGCACCTGGGCATGGGGAACCTGCTGCGGGCAGAGGCCAGCGAGCCCACGCGCCAGGGGCGACAAATCAAGGACATCATGCTGAAAGGAGCACTCGTGCCTTCA GGCTTCGTCCTCAACCTGCTGAACGCCAacctgctgcagagagaggaggcGAAGGGCTTCCTGGTCAATGGCTTCCCCCGGGAGCTCAACCAGGCCAAGGACTTTGAGCGTGTG GTGGGGCGTCCTCCCAACATCGTGATCGTCTTGGACTGCTCAACGGAGACCATGATCCAGCGGCTGCTGCTGCGGGGCCAGACTGGCCATCGGGCCGATGACCATGAGAGCTGCATCCGCCAGCGGCTGGAGACTCACTACTCGCTGTGCGAGCCCGTCATCAGCTACTACCAGCAGAAGAGCCTGCTCAGAAAT ATTCTAGGTGAGGAGCCGGAAGACGCCATCTTCGCAAAGTGCTGCTCTGTCCTCGACAGCCTCCGTTAG
- the LOC127035522 gene encoding adenylate kinase isoenzyme 1-like isoform X1 has translation MGLCQSRLPKTAKPLNPELQEMLKSQVIIFVIGGPGSGKGTQCERLAAKYQFQHLGMGNLLRAEASEPTRQGRQIKDIMLKGALVPSGFVLNLLNANLLQREEAKGFLVNGFPRELNQAKDFERVVGRPPNIVIVLDCSTETMIQRLLLRGQTGHRADDHESCIRQRLETHYSLCEPVISYYQQKSLLRNILGEEPEDAIFAKCCSVLDSLR, from the exons ATGGGACTCTGCCAGTCCCGGCTTCCTAAAACTGCCAAGCCTCTGAATCCTGAACTGCAGG AGATGCTGAAGTCGCAAGTCATCATCTTCGTGATAGGAGGCCCAGGCTCCGGCAAagggacacagtgtgagaggCTGGCTGCCAAGTACCAGTTCCAGCACCTGGGCATGGGGAACCTGCTGCGGGCAGAGGCCAGCGAGCCCACGCGCCAGGGGCGACAAATCAAGGACATCATGCTGAAAGGAGCACTCGTGCCTTCA GGCTTCGTCCTCAACCTGCTGAACGCCAacctgctgcagagagaggaggcGAAGGGCTTCCTGGTCAATGGCTTCCCCCGGGAGCTCAACCAGGCCAAGGACTTTGAGCGTGTG GTGGGGCGTCCTCCCAACATCGTGATCGTCTTGGACTGCTCAACGGAGACCATGATCCAGCGGCTGCTGCTGCGGGGCCAGACTGGCCATCGGGCCGATGACCATGAGAGCTGCATCCGCCAGCGGCTGGAGACTCACTACTCGCTGTGCGAGCCCGTCATCAGCTACTACCAGCAGAAGAGCCTGCTCAGAAAT ATTCTAGGTGAGGAGCCGGAAGACGCCATCTTCGCAAAGTGCTGCTCTGTCCTCGACAGCCTCCGTTAG
- the LOC127035522 gene encoding adenylate kinase isoenzyme 1-like isoform X3 — MLKSQVIIFVIGGPGSGKGTQCERLAAKYQFQHLGMGNLLRAEASEPTRQGRQIKDIMLKGALVPSGFVLNLLNANLLQREEAKGFLVNGFPRELNQAKDFERVVGRPPNIVIVLDCSTETMIQRLLLRGQTGHRADDHESCIRQRLETHYSLCEPVISYYQQKSLLRNILGEEPEDAIFAKCCSVLDSLR, encoded by the exons ATGCTGAAGTCGCAAGTCATCATCTTCGTGATAGGAGGCCCAGGCTCCGGCAAagggacacagtgtgagaggCTGGCTGCCAAGTACCAGTTCCAGCACCTGGGCATGGGGAACCTGCTGCGGGCAGAGGCCAGCGAGCCCACGCGCCAGGGGCGACAAATCAAGGACATCATGCTGAAAGGAGCACTCGTGCCTTCA GGCTTCGTCCTCAACCTGCTGAACGCCAacctgctgcagagagaggaggcGAAGGGCTTCCTGGTCAATGGCTTCCCCCGGGAGCTCAACCAGGCCAAGGACTTTGAGCGTGTG GTGGGGCGTCCTCCCAACATCGTGATCGTCTTGGACTGCTCAACGGAGACCATGATCCAGCGGCTGCTGCTGCGGGGCCAGACTGGCCATCGGGCCGATGACCATGAGAGCTGCATCCGCCAGCGGCTGGAGACTCACTACTCGCTGTGCGAGCCCGTCATCAGCTACTACCAGCAGAAGAGCCTGCTCAGAAAT ATTCTAGGTGAGGAGCCGGAAGACGCCATCTTCGCAAAGTGCTGCTCTGTCCTCGACAGCCTCCGTTAG
- the KHSRP gene encoding LOW QUALITY PROTEIN: far upstream element-binding protein 2 (The sequence of the model RefSeq protein was modified relative to this genomic sequence to represent the inferred CDS: deleted 1 base in 1 codon), giving the protein MSDYSPAGPPPSGGPPGGGAGGAGAGGPPPGGAGAGGPGPGGAGGPPGGIRKDAFADAVQRARQIAAKIGGDAATTVNNNTPDFGFGGQKRQLEDGDQPESKKLAAQGDSMSAQLGPIHPPPRSTVTEEYRVPDGMVGLIIGRGGEQINKIQQDSGCKVQISPDSGGLPERSVSLTGSPESVQKAKMMLDDIVSRGRGGPPGQFHDNANGQNGTVQEIMIPAGKAGLVIGKGGETIKQLQERAGVKMILIQDGSQNTNVDKPLRIIGDPYKVQQACEMVMDILRERDQGGFGDRNEYGSRIGGGIDVPVPRHSVGVVIGRSGEMIKKIQNDAGVRIQFKQDDGTGPEKIAHIMGPPDRCEHAARIINDLLQSLRSGPPGPPGPGMPPGGRGRGRGQGNWGPPGGEMTFSIPTHKCGLVIGRGGENVKAINQQTGAFVEISRQLPPNGDPNFKLFIIRGSPQQIDHAKQLIEEKIEGPLCPVGPGPGPGGPPGPAGPMGPFNPGPFNPGPPGAPPHPGAPPPHPYPPQGWGNTYPQWQPPAPHDPSKAAAAADPNAAWAAYYSHYYQQPPGPVPGQPPAPTAPPVQGEPPQPPPAGQSDYTKAWEEYYKKLGQQPQQPGAPPQQDYTKAWEEYYKKQAAQVATGGGPGAPPGPQPDYSAAWAEYYRQQAAYYGQTPGAGGPVPPPTPQGQQVSDRPCAPLPAFNPQL; this is encoded by the exons ATGTCGGACTATAGCCCGGCCGGGCCCCCGCCCTCCGGAGGGCCCCCCGGTGGGGGAGCCGGCGGAGCCGGAGCTGGGGGGCCGCCCCCGGGAGGAGCGGGCGCGGGGGGGCCCGGCCCGGGCGGAGCGGGGGGGCCGCCCGGGGGGATCCGCAAGGACGCCTTCGCCGACGCCGTGCAGCGGGCCCGACAG ATAGCGGCTAAAATTGGGGGTGATGCAGCTACCACGGTGAACAACAACACTCCAGACTTTGGGTTTGGGGGTCAGAAGAGGCAACTGGAAGATGGAG ACCAGCCAGAGAGCAAGAAACTGGCTGCTCAGGGTGACT CAATGTCAGCTCAACTTGGACCAATCCATCCTCCTCCCAG GTCTACAGTGACTGAAGAGTACAGAGTACCTGATGGCATGGTGGGACTCA TTATAGGCAGAGGAGGTGAACAGATCAACAAAATCCAGCAGGACTCGGGCTGCAAAGTACAGATATCGCCAG ACAGTGGCGGATTACCAGAGCGGAGCGTCTCTCTGACTGGATCCCCAGAATCTGTCCA GAAGGCGAAAATGATGCTGGATGATATCGTGTcgcggggtcgg ggggggccGCCTGGCCAGTTCCATGACAATGCCAATGGGCAGAACGGCACAGTGCAGGAAATCATGATCCCGGCTGGGAAGGCTGGGCTGGTGATCGGCAAAGGGGGAGAGACCATTAAACAGTTACAG GAGCGAGCTGGAGTGAAAATGATTTTAATTCAAGACGGTTCCCAAAAcaccaatgtagacaagccccttcGGATAATTGGAGACCCCTACAAAGTCCAG CAAGCGTGTGAGATGGTGATGGACATCCTGCGAGAACGTGACCAGGGAGGCTTTGGTGACCGAAATGAATATGGTTCCAGGATTGGCGGAGGAATAGAT GTCCCTGTGCCCAGGCATTCTGTCGGGGTAGTGATTGGCCGTAGCGGAGAGATGATTAAGAAAATACAAAATGATGCTGGAGTTCGGATACAGTTCAAGCAAG ATGACGGGACAGGTCCTGAGAAGATCGCCCATATTATGGGGCCCCCAGACAGGTGCGAGCATGCTGCCCGGATTATAAATGACCTCCTGCAGAGCCTTCGG AGTGGCCCGCCGGGTCCCCCTGGCCCAGGAATGCCCCCCGGAGGCAGAGGCCGTGGCCGAGGGCAGGGTAACTGGGGGCCTCCTGGAGGAGAGATGACCTTCTCTATCCCTACTCACAAGTGTGGGCTGGTCATTGGCAGAG GCGGGGAGAACGTCAAAGCCATAAACCAGCAGACAGGAGCGTTCGTCGAGATCTCCCGGCAGCTGCCTCCCAACGGAGACCCCAACTTCAAACTGTTCATCATCCGAGGCTCCCCGCAGCAGATCGACCATGCCAAGCAGCTCATCGAGGAGAAGATCGAG GGCCCCCTCTGCCCAgttgggcctgggcctgggcctggaggGCCCCCGGGCCCTGCTGGCCCAATGGGCCCTTTCAACCCAGGACCTTTCAATCCAGGGCCACCAGGAGCTCCCCCTCA CCCTGGGGCTCCTCCCCCGCACCCATACCCGCCCCAAGGCTGGGGGAACACCTACCCGCAGTGGCAGCCTCCAGCCCCTCATGACCCAA GCaaagcagcagcggcagcagatCCCAACGCGGCCTGGGCAGCGTACTACTCGCACTACTACCAGCAGCCACCTGGCCCCGTGCCCGGGCAGCCCCCAgctcccacagcgccccctgttcAGGGCGAGCCGCCGCAGCCGCCCCCAGCCGGGCAGTCCGACTACACTAAAGCGTGGGAGGAGTATTATAAAAAACTAG gccagcagccccagcagcccgGGGCACCCCCACAGCAGGACTACACGAAAGCCTGGGAGGAATATTACAagaaacaag CAGCTCAAGTGGCTACTGGTGGAGGACCAGGGGCACCCCCGGGCCCTCAACCAGACTACAGCGCAGCCTGGGCAGAGTACTACAGACAGCAGGCTGCCTACTACGGACAGACACCAGGGGCTGGGGGCCCAGTGCCGCCACCCACGCCGCAGGGACAGCAGGTGAGTGATCGGCCATGTGCCCCGCTGCCTGCCTTCAACCCCCAGCTGTAG